In the genome of Candoia aspera isolate rCanAsp1 chromosome 1, rCanAsp1.hap2, whole genome shotgun sequence, one region contains:
- the GTF3C6 gene encoding general transcription factor 3C polypeptide 6: MAAGTSRETCGGAVSMEAAGSTRVTEDVEEQLLVVELSGIIDSDFLEKCENKCKILGIDTERPILQIDRYVFAGEYEDTLGTCVVFEENHDHDVEGNQKLQLKYKCHTMKKLNMTRTLLIEKKEGEENTGGGIEWLELRDKDFSYSRPNMICNFLYEKDDETAESQDKLAEESEGEASDNGNMDWNLEPRIPPDIANHGAESLLDTPDPNIENPSTGNSQNIVPEEPPD, from the exons ATGGCGGCGGGAACGTCACGTGAAACTTGCGGCGGCGCTGTTAGCATGGAGGCGGCGGGCAGTACGCGGGTAACTGAGGACGTCGAG GAACAATTACTTGTGGTAGAATTGTCTGGAATAATTGATTCAGACTTTCTGGAAAAATGTGAGAATAAATGCAAGATTTTG GGAATTGACACAGAGAGACCTATTTTGCAAATAGACAGATATGTCTTTGCTGGAGAATATGAAG ATACTCTTGGGACATGTGTAGTGTTTGAGGAAAACCATGATCATG ATGTGGAAGGCAACCAAAAATTGCAACTAAAATATAAATGCCACACAATGAAGAAGCTAAATATGACTCGGACACTTTTGATtgagaaaaaggaaggggaagagaacaCAG gAGGTGGCATAGAATGGCTAGAGCTTAGGGACAAAGATTTCTCATACAGCAGACCAAACATGATTTGCAACTTCTTGTATGAAAAAGATGATGAAACAGCTGAATCCCAGGACAAGCTGGCCGAAGAGTCTGAGGGAGAAGCCAGTGACAACGGAAACATGGATTGGAATTTGGAACCCAGGATTCCACCTGACATTGCAAACCATGGTGCTGAATCTCTTTTGGATACCCCAGATCCCAACATAGAGAATCCTTCTACAGGGAACAGTCAGAACATTGTCCCGGAAGAGCCTCCAGATTGA